From the Myxococcales bacterium genome, one window contains:
- a CDS encoding GFA family protein yields MSGRRGSCLCGALRYEVAGEIEGVWMCHCSNCRKASGGTGNAIVIVKRADFRWLAGEDHRVTYALRPTYTITRCKTCGTPLPAEEDADNVYLTAGTFDDPLGVGIKTHIFCGSRGDWDYEMEGVRHFAERST; encoded by the coding sequence ATGTCGGGACGAAGAGGCAGCTGCCTGTGCGGCGCGCTCCGCTACGAGGTCGCGGGCGAGATCGAGGGTGTCTGGATGTGTCACTGCTCCAACTGCCGCAAGGCGAGCGGCGGCACGGGCAACGCCATCGTGATCGTCAAGCGGGCCGACTTTCGCTGGCTCGCGGGCGAGGACCACCGCGTGACCTACGCGCTGCGGCCGACGTACACGATCACCCGGTGCAAGACCTGTGGCACGCCGCTGCCGGCCGAAGAGGACGCGGACAACGTCTACCTGACGGCCGGCACCTTCGACGACCCGCTCGGCGTGGGGATCAAGACCCACATCTTCTGCGGTTCGCGCGGCGACTGGGACTACGAGATGGAGGGCGTCCGGCACTTCGCCGAGCGGTCGACGTGA
- a CDS encoding tetratricopeptide repeat protein: protein MRTAALAGLFGVILSAGPARADLATGAEQLARGDYKAAIGELSRTRGADAGNARLLQVDAQLAIGDVKGAEATATAASKDANAVVATNGKVALADVLRATGRVAEAQKLLEAVVAADPGHRPARRALARLLTATGKLAEADALWKRTIDEYDAKLLDLDKAADLFALGEAARARGEFELANDAYREAVNLAPTSTEAGLAWADLFRSKYSGEVAEQTYDEVLKINPHQPDAHAGMAAVLLENRYDLAQARHHLAEALAVNPRHLPSLLVRASIEIDQNQWDAAGKTLAEVRAVNPQSLEALALEATIAWLRDDTKAYDAAKAKAFAINPADADLYQTVARSAVREHRYREAIELSKQAVALRPDAYDAMSEVGMGYLRLGEEQEGVAWLNKAWAGDKYNVRTYNTRNLFNDTIPSDYTFSSSKSFKFRYHKGEQKILSRYIEPTLERAFADMVKRYGFTPKTPVVVELYQDSDHYSVRTVGLPNLGALGVCFGQVITAMSPSNGDINWGMVLWHELGHVFAIQLSNSRVPRWFTEGLSEYETLIANPSWRRENDADVYGAVLEGTLPSVATINYEFVQPDAQKVVVAYYLSSVMIEYIASTYGFPKIVAALKLFGKGQETPAVVQAITGRTVAEFDQDFRAYLKVRLAPYQGTFRLPTAGLDDVTALAIAADAKPKDALVRARLALGHFYQGDADPAETAATAALKLDKKQPIARYILAEIALRKGDEPGGKALIEGLIADGHDSYDLRIRLSELAVTDGDLAGAIAQLCAAKRLDPERSYPYMALAEIYKKQQQADLALTELEHYVMLEQMQLAPLRELVDAYATRGAWPKVKTYGEMALAIYPADPDLLLSLGKAYLALGDGAAALSSYDSALVIDPPIRRPALAHLGRTRAYLALGDKAKARAALALAARTEPAHAEVIELKKLVR, encoded by the coding sequence ATGCGAACCGCAGCGCTGGCCGGGCTGTTCGGGGTGATCCTGTCCGCGGGACCGGCGCGCGCCGACCTCGCCACCGGGGCCGAGCAGCTCGCGCGGGGCGACTACAAGGCCGCCATCGGCGAGCTGAGCCGGACCCGCGGCGCCGACGCCGGCAACGCCCGGCTGCTCCAGGTCGACGCCCAGCTGGCGATCGGCGACGTCAAGGGCGCGGAGGCCACCGCGACCGCGGCCAGCAAGGACGCCAACGCGGTGGTGGCAACGAACGGCAAGGTCGCGCTGGCCGACGTCCTGCGCGCGACCGGCCGCGTGGCCGAGGCGCAGAAGCTGCTCGAGGCGGTCGTCGCGGCCGACCCCGGCCACCGGCCGGCGCGGCGCGCGCTGGCCCGGCTCCTGACCGCCACCGGCAAGCTGGCCGAGGCCGACGCGCTGTGGAAGCGGACGATCGACGAGTACGACGCCAAGCTGCTCGATCTCGACAAGGCCGCCGACCTGTTCGCGCTGGGCGAGGCCGCGCGCGCGCGCGGCGAGTTCGAGCTGGCCAACGACGCCTACCGCGAGGCGGTCAACCTGGCGCCGACCTCGACCGAGGCCGGCCTGGCCTGGGCCGATCTGTTCCGCAGCAAGTACTCGGGCGAGGTCGCCGAGCAGACCTACGACGAGGTGCTCAAGATCAACCCGCACCAGCCCGACGCCCACGCCGGCATGGCCGCGGTGCTGCTCGAGAACCGCTACGACCTGGCCCAGGCCCGCCACCACCTCGCCGAGGCGCTCGCGGTCAACCCGCGCCACCTGCCGTCGCTGCTGGTGCGGGCCTCGATCGAGATCGACCAGAACCAGTGGGACGCGGCCGGCAAGACCCTGGCCGAGGTGCGCGCGGTCAACCCGCAGTCGCTCGAGGCGCTGGCGCTCGAGGCCACGATCGCGTGGCTGCGCGACGACACCAAGGCCTACGACGCCGCCAAGGCCAAGGCGTTCGCGATCAACCCGGCCGACGCCGACCTGTACCAGACGGTCGCGCGCTCGGCCGTCCGCGAGCACCGCTACCGCGAGGCCATCGAGCTGTCGAAGCAGGCGGTGGCGCTGCGGCCCGACGCCTACGACGCGATGAGCGAGGTCGGCATGGGCTACCTGCGCCTGGGCGAGGAGCAGGAGGGCGTGGCGTGGCTCAACAAGGCCTGGGCCGGCGACAAGTACAACGTCCGGACCTACAACACCCGCAACCTGTTCAACGACACGATCCCGTCCGACTACACGTTCTCGTCGTCGAAGTCGTTCAAGTTCCGCTACCACAAGGGCGAGCAGAAGATCCTGTCGCGCTACATCGAGCCGACGCTCGAGCGCGCGTTCGCCGACATGGTCAAGCGCTACGGCTTCACGCCCAAGACGCCGGTCGTCGTCGAGCTGTACCAGGACTCGGATCACTACAGCGTGCGCACCGTCGGCCTGCCCAACCTCGGCGCGCTCGGCGTGTGCTTCGGCCAGGTCATCACCGCGATGTCGCCCTCCAACGGCGACATCAACTGGGGCATGGTGCTGTGGCACGAGCTCGGCCACGTCTTCGCGATCCAGCTGTCGAACTCGCGCGTGCCGCGCTGGTTCACCGAGGGCCTGTCCGAGTACGAGACGCTGATCGCCAACCCGTCGTGGCGGCGGGAGAACGACGCCGACGTCTACGGCGCCGTGCTCGAGGGCACGCTGCCGTCGGTCGCGACCATCAACTACGAGTTCGTCCAGCCCGACGCGCAGAAGGTCGTGGTCGCGTACTACCTGTCGAGCGTGATGATCGAGTACATCGCGTCGACCTACGGGTTCCCGAAGATCGTCGCGGCGCTCAAGCTGTTCGGCAAGGGCCAGGAGACGCCGGCGGTGGTGCAGGCGATCACCGGCCGCACCGTCGCCGAGTTCGATCAGGACTTCCGCGCGTACCTGAAGGTGCGCCTGGCGCCGTACCAGGGCACGTTCCGGCTGCCGACCGCGGGCCTCGACGACGTGACCGCGCTCGCGATCGCCGCCGACGCCAAGCCCAAGGACGCGCTGGTCCGGGCCCGGCTCGCGCTGGGCCACTTCTACCAGGGCGACGCCGATCCGGCCGAGACCGCCGCGACCGCGGCGCTCAAGCTCGACAAGAAGCAGCCGATCGCGCGCTACATCCTGGCCGAGATCGCGCTGCGCAAGGGCGACGAGCCCGGCGGCAAGGCGCTGATCGAGGGCCTGATCGCCGACGGCCACGACAGCTACGACCTGCGGATCCGGCTGTCCGAGCTGGCGGTCACCGACGGCGATCTGGCCGGCGCGATCGCGCAGCTGTGCGCGGCCAAGCGGCTCGACCCCGAACGCAGCTACCCGTACATGGCGCTGGCCGAGATCTACAAGAAGCAGCAGCAGGCCGACCTCGCCCTGACCGAGCTCGAGCACTACGTGATGCTCGAGCAGATGCAGCTGGCGCCGCTGCGCGAGCTGGTCGACGCCTACGCCACGCGCGGCGCGTGGCCCAAGGTCAAGACCTACGGCGAGATGGCGCTGGCGATCTACCCGGCCGACCCAGACTTGCTGCTGTCGCTGGGCAAGGCCTACCTGGCCCTGGGCGACGGCGCGGCGGCGCTGTCCAGCTACGACAGCGCGCTGGTGATCGATCCGCCGATCCGGCGGCCGGCGCTGGCGCACCTGGGCCGGACCCGGGCGTACCTTGCCCTGGGCGACAAGGCCAAGGCCCGGGCCGCGCTGGCGCTGGCGGCCAGGACCGAGCCGGCCCACGCCGAGGTCATCGAGCTGAAGAAGCTCGTCAGATAG
- a CDS encoding SIMPL domain-containing protein (The SIMPL domain is named for its presence in mouse protein SIMPL (signalling molecule that associates with mouse pelle-like kinase). Bacterial member BP26, from Brucella, was shown to assemble into a channel-like structure, while YggE from E. coli has been associated with resistance to oxidative stress.) codes for MRTSRPAAARVALSLVSVLALGAGAAACRQPVTHVHVDGARADTPQPGQFVVVGTAVLDVRPDVADLHLTIAAEAPRARVAATQLRARQAELRQALIAAGIAAEDLTFSSLGIQPVYDEKRERVRGYRAAIDLTATTASFEALPELLEVAVGAGATNLTTERRVLDLPARKREVRDLALAAAKAKAEQTASALGVKLGRITSISEGSGDGYGWNGRWGAELPNAAGFVQAHVAAPSGGPTLSGDAQQLSLTISLTYEL; via the coding sequence ATGCGCACCTCCCGTCCTGCCGCCGCTCGCGTCGCCCTGTCGCTCGTCTCGGTCCTGGCCCTCGGCGCCGGCGCCGCCGCGTGCCGCCAGCCGGTCACCCACGTCCACGTCGACGGCGCCCGCGCCGACACGCCGCAGCCGGGTCAGTTCGTGGTGGTCGGCACCGCGGTGCTCGACGTGCGGCCCGACGTCGCGGACCTGCACCTGACGATCGCGGCCGAGGCGCCGCGCGCCCGGGTCGCGGCCACCCAGCTGCGCGCGCGCCAGGCCGAGCTGCGCCAGGCGCTGATCGCCGCGGGGATCGCCGCCGAGGACCTGACGTTCTCGAGCCTGGGCATCCAGCCGGTCTACGACGAGAAGCGCGAGCGCGTGCGCGGCTACCGCGCGGCGATCGATCTGACCGCGACCACCGCGAGCTTCGAGGCGCTGCCCGAGCTGCTCGAGGTCGCCGTCGGCGCCGGCGCGACCAACCTCACGACCGAGCGCCGCGTGCTCGATCTGCCCGCGCGCAAGCGCGAGGTCCGCGACCTGGCGCTGGCCGCCGCCAAGGCCAAGGCCGAGCAGACCGCGTCGGCGCTGGGCGTGAAGCTCGGCCGCATCACCTCGATCAGCGAGGGCTCGGGCGACGGCTACGGCTGGAACGGCCGCTGGGGCGCCGAGCTGCCCAACGCCGCGGGCTTCGTCCAGGCCCACGTCGCGGCGCCGAGCGGCGGGCCGACGCTGTCGGGCGACGCGCAGCAGCTCAGCCTGACGATCTCGCTGACCTACGAGCTGTAG
- a CDS encoding DEAD/DEAH box helicase family protein encodes MAGTLEVRGADATVGAGLPGCVWDERTACHRAPAVAYAAIVRALVAQRRPYLDEARRYGELAAGARVHRPPRPYQAEALAAWQASAGRGVVVLPTGAGKTQVALMAIDLRRRDTLVVAPTLDLVRQWHELLTATFGGPVGLVGGGEHDVRPLTVTTYDSAYLYMEHLGARFGMVVFDECHHLPSGSYAMAARLALAPFRLGLTATPERTDGKDALLTELIGPIVYRKEIVELAGDYLADYVTERIEVDLAPDERVAYDAERKIYRDFIVASGIRLGGPDGWAQFIIQSSRSPAGRRAMQAFRNQRALALCAPAKLDYVEHLLGEHKDERALVFTQDNATCYEVARRFLIPAITHQTKVRERTELLRGLAAGRYRALVASKVLNEGVDIPEASVAIVLSGSGSVREHVQRLGRILRQQDGKRAILYELVTGDTGETYTSDRRREHVAYR; translated from the coding sequence ATGGCCGGCACCCTCGAGGTGCGCGGCGCCGACGCCACCGTCGGCGCCGGCCTGCCCGGCTGCGTCTGGGACGAGCGGACCGCGTGCCATCGCGCGCCGGCGGTCGCGTACGCGGCGATCGTGCGGGCGCTGGTGGCGCAGCGCCGGCCGTACCTCGACGAGGCCCGCCGCTACGGCGAGCTGGCCGCGGGCGCGCGGGTCCACCGGCCGCCGCGGCCGTACCAGGCCGAGGCCCTGGCCGCGTGGCAGGCCAGCGCCGGGCGCGGCGTGGTGGTCCTGCCGACCGGCGCCGGCAAGACCCAGGTCGCGCTCATGGCGATCGACCTGCGCCGGCGCGACACGCTGGTGGTGGCGCCGACGCTCGATCTGGTGCGGCAGTGGCACGAGCTCCTGACCGCGACCTTCGGCGGGCCGGTCGGCCTGGTCGGCGGCGGCGAGCACGACGTGCGGCCGCTGACCGTGACCACCTACGACTCGGCGTACCTGTACATGGAGCACCTCGGCGCGCGGTTCGGGATGGTCGTGTTCGACGAGTGCCACCACCTGCCCAGCGGCAGCTACGCCATGGCCGCGCGGCTGGCGCTGGCGCCGTTCCGGCTGGGGCTGACCGCGACCCCCGAGCGCACCGACGGCAAGGACGCGCTCCTGACCGAGCTGATCGGGCCGATCGTCTACCGCAAGGAGATCGTCGAGCTGGCCGGCGACTACCTGGCCGACTACGTCACCGAGCGCATCGAGGTCGACCTCGCGCCCGACGAGCGCGTCGCCTACGACGCCGAGCGCAAGATCTACCGCGACTTCATCGTGGCGAGCGGCATCCGCCTCGGCGGGCCCGATGGCTGGGCCCAGTTCATCATCCAGTCGTCGCGCAGCCCGGCCGGGCGTCGGGCGATGCAGGCGTTCCGCAACCAGCGGGCGCTGGCGCTGTGCGCGCCGGCCAAGCTCGACTACGTCGAGCACCTGCTGGGCGAGCACAAGGACGAGCGCGCGCTGGTGTTCACCCAGGACAACGCCACCTGCTACGAGGTCGCGCGCCGGTTCCTGATCCCGGCGATCACCCACCAGACCAAGGTCCGCGAGCGCACCGAGCTCCTGCGCGGGCTGGCGGCCGGGCGCTACCGCGCGCTGGTGGCGTCGAAGGTCTTGAACGAGGGCGTCGACATCCCCGAGGCCAGCGTCGCGATCGTGCTGTCGGGCTCGGGCTCGGTGCGCGAGCACGTCCAGCGCCTAGGCCGGATCCTGCGCCAGCAGGACGGCAAGCGCGCGATCCTCTACGAGCTCGTCACCGGCGACACCGGCGAGACCTACACCAGCGATCGCCGCCGGGAGCACGTTGCTTACCGCTGA
- a CDS encoding DUF790 family protein, which translates to MLTADLVRARRAKGELRLLALDAKARAGALDSAAALIAVAEAHVGERRDAFDEACAAVVAAALEPRLAAGLAKLIEDRAEFDVDATADPVELRRDVFERAAVARAALGPGERFGREAVLAAAAAARGVDVDAVERGLFADLRGAHVLVRFATLTPAALVEAYEQGQAQAVLLRAVAVVVEVECAGPAAYRALFRQLKFQRLLHTITPGAKGGYRIEIDGPFSLFEASTRYGLALALALPAIQACDRWKLEAEIRWGPARTPLRWKHEGARAGADDARADLADEVVALVDAVTALATPWTVAPAEAVLDLPGVGLCAPDLAFTHRDTGVCVYLEVLGYWSRDAVWRRVELIERGLPARVVFAVGQHLRVSEAALDGELPGALYVYKRTLVAKAVLERVEAVAAVPVVAPPPPPPTKAAAPPRARRTPRAT; encoded by the coding sequence TTGCTTACCGCTGATCTGGTCCGGGCCCGCCGCGCCAAGGGCGAGCTGCGGCTGCTCGCGCTCGACGCCAAGGCCCGGGCCGGCGCGCTCGACAGCGCCGCCGCGCTGATCGCGGTGGCCGAGGCCCACGTCGGCGAGCGCCGCGACGCGTTCGACGAGGCCTGCGCCGCGGTGGTCGCGGCCGCGCTCGAGCCGCGCCTGGCCGCCGGCCTGGCCAAGCTGATCGAGGACCGCGCCGAGTTCGACGTCGACGCCACCGCCGATCCGGTCGAGCTGCGCCGCGACGTGTTCGAGCGCGCCGCGGTCGCGCGGGCGGCGCTGGGGCCCGGCGAGCGGTTCGGGCGCGAGGCGGTCCTGGCCGCGGCCGCGGCCGCGCGCGGCGTCGACGTCGACGCGGTCGAGCGCGGGCTGTTCGCCGATCTGCGCGGCGCCCACGTGCTGGTGCGGTTCGCGACGCTGACGCCGGCGGCGCTGGTCGAGGCCTACGAGCAGGGCCAGGCCCAGGCGGTGCTCCTGCGCGCGGTCGCGGTCGTCGTCGAGGTCGAGTGCGCGGGGCCGGCCGCGTACCGCGCGCTGTTCCGCCAGCTCAAGTTCCAGCGCCTGCTGCACACGATCACGCCCGGCGCCAAGGGCGGCTACCGGATCGAGATCGACGGGCCGTTCAGCCTGTTCGAGGCGTCGACGCGCTACGGCCTGGCGCTGGCGCTGGCGCTGCCGGCGATCCAGGCGTGCGATCGCTGGAAGCTCGAGGCCGAGATCCGCTGGGGTCCGGCCCGCACGCCGCTGCGCTGGAAGCACGAGGGCGCGCGCGCCGGCGCCGACGACGCCCGGGCCGACCTGGCCGACGAGGTCGTGGCGCTGGTCGACGCGGTGACCGCGCTGGCGACGCCGTGGACCGTCGCGCCGGCCGAGGCCGTGCTCGATCTGCCGGGCGTCGGCCTGTGCGCGCCCGATCTGGCGTTCACCCACCGCGACACCGGCGTGTGCGTCTACCTCGAGGTGCTGGGCTACTGGAGCCGCGACGCGGTGTGGAGGCGGGTCGAGCTGATCGAGCGCGGCCTGCCCGCGCGCGTGGTGTTCGCGGTCGGGCAGCACCTGCGGGTCAGCGAGGCCGCGCTCGACGGCGAGCTGCCGGGCGCGCTCTACGTCTACAAGCGCACCCTGGTCGCCAAGGCCGTGCTCGAGCGGGTCGAGGCGGTGGCGGCGGTGCCCGTGGTCGCGCCGCCGCCGCCGCCACCGACGAAGGCCGCGGCGCCGCCGCGCGCGCGCCGCACCCCGCGCGCGACGTAG